One genomic window of Quercus robur chromosome 6, dhQueRobu3.1, whole genome shotgun sequence includes the following:
- the LOC126733030 gene encoding probable mannitol dehydrogenase isoform X3 encodes MAKSPELEHPNKAFGWAARDTSGLLSPFNFSRRATGEKDVTFKVLFCGICHSDLHKVKNEWGSSIYPLIPGHEIVGLVTEVGSKVQKFKVGDKVGVGCMVGACHSCDNCDNHLENYCPKMILTYGAKYYDGTITYGGYSDTMVSDEHFVVRIPDNLPLDAGAPLLCAGITVYSPLRFYGLDKPGMHVGVVGLGGLGHVAVKFAKAMGVKVTVISSSPNKKKEALEHLGADSFLASKDQDQMQAAQGTMDGIIDTVSAQHPLLPLIGLLKTQGKLVMVGAPEKPLELPVFPLLMGRKLLGGSCIGGMKETQEMVDFAAKHSITADIEVIPIDYVNTAMERLLKKDVRYRFFIDIGNTLKSSN; translated from the exons ATGGCGAAATCACCAGAGCTTGAGCACCCCAACAAGGCCTTTGGCTGGGCAGCCAGGGATACTTCTGGCCTCCTCTCTCCCTTCAATTTCTCAAGaag AGCAACGGGAGAGAAGGACGTAACATTCAAAGTTCTTTTTTGTGGGATATGCCACTCAGATCTTCACAAGGTCAAGAATGAATGGGGCTCATCCATCTACCCACTTATCCCTGG GCATGAGATTGTAGGTTTAGTGACGGAGGTGGGGAGCAAAGTACAAAAGTTCAAAGTTGGAGACAAGGTTGGCGTTGGCTGTATGGTTGGTGCATGTCATTCTTGTGATAACTGTGACAACCACCTTGAAAATTACTGCCCCAAAATGATTCTCACCTATGGTGCTAAGTACTACGATGGAACCATCACATATGGAGGCTACTCTGACACCATGGTTTCTGATGAGCACTTTGTGGTCCGTATTCCAGACAACCTTCCACTTGATGCTGGTGCCCCTCTCCTTTGTGCTGGGATCACAGTGTACAGTCCCTTGAGATTTTATGGACTAGACAAACCTGGTATGCATGTGGGTGTGGTTGGCCTTGGTGGTCTAGGACATGTTGCAGTGAAGTTTGCTAAAGCTATGGGAGTTAAGGTGACAGTGATTAGTTCATCACCCAACAAGAAGAAGGAAGCTTTGGAACATCTTGGTGCTGACTCCTTTTTGGCTAGCAAAGACCAAGACCAGATGCAG GCTGCCCAAGGCACAATGGATGGTATCATTGATACAGTCTCTGCTCAACACCCTCTCTTGCCTCTAATTGGTCTATTGAAGACACAAGGAAAGCTCGTTATGGTTGGTGCACCAGAGAAGCCACTTGAGTTACCAGTCTTTCCATTACTAATGG GAAGGAAGTTATTGGGTGGTAGTTGCATTGGAGGCATGAAGGAAACACAAGAAATGGTTGATTTTGCAGCCAAACACAGCATAACAGCTGACATTGAGGTTATTCCAATTGATTATGTGAACACTGCAATGGAACGACTTCTAAAAAAAGATGTCAGATACCGATTTTTCATTGATATTGGGAACACATTGAAGTCGAGCAATTGA